From Xiphophorus couchianus chromosome 23, X_couchianus-1.0, whole genome shotgun sequence, one genomic window encodes:
- the med12 gene encoding mediator of RNA polymerase II transcription subunit 12 isoform X1, which produces MMAAFGILSYEHRPLKRPRLGPPDVYPQDPKQKEDELTALNVKQGFNNQPAVSGDEHGSAKNVNFNPSKISSNFSSIIAEKLRCNTFADTGKRKPQVNQKDNFWLVTARSQSSINNWFTDLAGTKPLTQLAKKVPIFSKKEEVFGFLAKYSVPVMRSAWMIKMTCAYHAAITETKVKKRHVIDPCIEWTQIITKYLLEQLQKIAEFYRQCPSQGCSSPLPAMPADVETAMKQWEYNEKLAMFMFQDGMLDRHEFLTWVLECFEKVRPGEDELLRLLLPLLLQYSGEFVQSAYLSRRLAYFCTRRLNLLLSDGSLGPGAGGHAAHGILTQQGNALPTTPTSQPAGGNQAQTPFTDFYVCPQHRPLVFGLSCLLQSIVLCCPSALVWHYSLTDSRNKTGSPLDLLPIAPSSLPMPGGNTAFTQQVRAKLREIEEQVKERGQAVEFRWSFDKCQETTAGFTIGRVLHTLEVLDNHSFEKSDFNNSLDSLYNRIFGSGQSKDGHEMSPDDDAVVTLLCEWAVCCKRSGRHRAMVVAKLLEKRQAEIEAERCGESEVVDEKGSVSSGSLSAATLPVFQDVLLQFLDTQAPTLTEPGNESERVEFSNLVLLFCELIRHDVFSHNIYMCTLISRGDLASDSHLPRPRSPCDEPSDDSERKEQDAGSSVKMEDTGLSESMETDHNSSANFDEMFSPPMHCESKGSPSPEKPPQEQDGKSSCKDKGMDPAFPQLYEQPRHIQYATHFPIPQEESASHECNQRLVVLYGVGKLRDEARHTIKKITKDILKVLNRKSTAETGGEEGQKRKRSKPEAFPTAEDIFSKFQHLSHFDQHQVTSQVSRNVLEQITSFALGMSYHLPLVQHIQFIFDLMEYSLNISGLIDFAIQLLNELSLVEAELLLKSSSLVGSYTTSLCLCIVAVLRRYHSCLILNPEQTAQVFDGLRIVVKSGVNPADCSSAERCILAYLYDLYTSCSHLKNKFGEIFSEFCSKVKNSIYCNIDPSDSNMLWDPGFMMETISNPSANNNHSMVGKILNDSPANRYSFVCNVLMEVCVDHRDPERVNDIGILCAELTAYCRSLSAEWLGILKALCCSSNNGNCGFNDLLCNVDVSDLSFHDSLATFVAILIARQCLLLEDLVRCVAIPSLLNAACSEQDSEPGARLTCRILLHLFKTPQRNPVPQDGVKSDKSSVGIRSSCDRHLLAASQNSIVVGAVFAVLKAVFMLGDAELRGSGLSHPAGLDDISDGRNVSIETASLDVYAKYVLKTICQQEWVGERCLKSLSEDSSALQDPVLVNIQAQRLLQLICYPHRQLDSDDGDNPQRQRIKRILQNMDQWTMRQSSLELQLMIKQSTNNELCSLLENIAKATIEVFQKSAEMNSSNPSGNGAAVQGGSATNSNSTTSKMKPILSSSERSGVWLVAPLIAKLPTSVQGHVLKAAGEELEKGQHLGSSSRKERDRQKQKSMSLLSQQPFLSLVLTCLKGQDEQREGLLTSLYNQVQQIVTNWREDQYQDDCKAKQMMHEALKLRLNLVGGMFDTVQRSTQQTTEWAVLLLDIISSGTVDMQSNNELFTTVLDMLSVLINGTLAADMSSISQGGMEENKRAYMNLVKKLRKELGDRQSESLEKVRQLLPLPKQTRDVITCEPQGSLIDTKGNKIAGFEKEGLQVSTKQKISPWDVFEGLKHSAPLSWGWFGTVRVDRKIAKFEEQQRFLLYHTHLKPKPRSYYLEPLPLPPEEEEPLTPISQEPEKKMMEVVKADKSVAAVASESTKKKPKKKKNPTKGEEFLNRTQTNMTYVHNVPTESVQTNLYNRIPYGQQSMGVFPQNQPLPPGQPTEYFHPNRGPGLEPPYRPTRNTQMTKITRPSYPPMDKIYPISYKPQPSMPQNLRQQLVVRLQNQNAMGPQMRQMTPNQPYPQMQPSQGYTTYASHMGMQQHPSQGGGIAPSSYVAQNFPGAHPGANPGVVEPLRQMQQRPSGYVHQQAPGYPHNMQNTPRFPHQPIQQGSVMHGLGPVGAQGMYGLRSNQMLTEQQQAAQQQQAVQQQQHSFLRQQALRQQAQAQQQQQQQQQQQQQQQQQQQQQQQQQQQQQQVQPQQVPPQQQVPQQQQQQVSAVPPPGQTQNQGLGMQPLPPQQPMFPRPGMQQTQQQQQTAALVRQLQQQLSNTQPGQGTSSYY; this is translated from the exons GTACCAATCTTTAGCAAAAAGGAGGAAGTTTTTGGATTTCTGGCAAAGTACTCTGTCCCTGTCATGCGTTCAGCTTGGATGATAAAGATGACATGTGCATATCATGCAGCTATAACAGAAACGAAAGTCAAGAAGAGGCATGTTATCGATCCTTGTATTG AGTGGACCCAGATCATCACTAAATATCTGTTGGAGCAGCTTCAGAAGATCGCCGAGTTTTACCGCCAATGTCCCAGTCAGGGCTGCAGCTCCCCCCTCCCAGCCATGCCTGCAGACGTGGAGACCGCCATGAAGCAGTGGGAATACAACGAGAAGCTCGCCATGTTTATGTTTCAG GATGGCATGCTGGACAGGCATGAGTTCCTGACCTGGGTGCTGGAGTGTTTCGAGAAAGTTCGTCCAGGTGAAGACGAGCTTCTCAGACTTCTGCTGCCCCTCTTACTACAG TACTCAGGAGAATTTGTGCAGTCTGCTTATTTATCACGAAGACTGGCTTACTTCTGCACACGTCGCCTCAACCTGTTGCTAAGCGACGGCAGCCTGGGCCCCGGCGCAGGGGGTCACGCGGCACACGGCATCCTCACGCAGCAAGGCAACGCTCTGCCCACCACCCCGACCTCCCAGCCGGCAGGAGGAAACCAGGCCCAGACGCCGTTCACAGATTTCTACGTTTGCCCGCAGCACCGGCCGCTGGTTTTTGGTCTCAGCTGCTTGTTGCAG AGCATCGTTCTGTGCTGCCCCAGTGCTTTGGTGTGGCATTACTCATTAACAGACAGCAGGAATAAGACTGGATCACCTCTGGACCTGCTGCCTATCGCCCCCTCCAGCCTGCCAATGCCAGGAGGAAACACTGCCTTCACACAACAG GTTCGAGCAAAGCTGCGAGAAATCGAGGAGCAAGTCAAGGAACGCGGCCAGGCTGTGGAGTTCAGGTGGTCGTTTGATAAATGTCAGGAGACAACAGCAG gttttacTATTGGTAGAGTTCTCCACACCCTGGAGGTTTTGGATAACCACAGCTTTGAGAAATCAGACTTTAACAACTCCCTGGATTCGCTGTACAACAGGATATTTGGTTCCGGGCAGAGTAAAGATGGCCATGAG ATGTCGCCTGATGACGACGCCGTGGTGACCTTGCTGTGTGAATGGGCGGTGTGCTGTAAGCGCTCAGGCAGACACAGAGCCATGGTGGTCGCCAAGCTGCTGGAGAAGAGGCAGGCTGAGATAGAGGCAGAG AGGTGTGGGGAGTCGGAGGTGGTGGATGAGAAAGGTTCTGTGTCGTCCGGCTCACTCTCAGCCGCCACTCTCCCCGTCTTTCAAGACGTGCTGCTGCAGTTCCTTGACACGCAGGCCCCCACGCTTA CGGAGCCGGGGAACGAGAGTGAGCGAGTGGAGTTTTCCAACCTGGTCCTTCTGTTCTGTGAGCTCATCCGACACGACGTCTTCTCCCACAACATCTACATGTGTACGCTGATTTCCCGCGGCGACCTGGCGTCTGACTCCCACCTGCCGCGCCCCCGTTCCCCTTGCGACGAGCCCTCCGATGATTCAGAGCGCAAAGAGCAGGATGCTGGTAGCAGTGTCAAGATGGAG GATACGGGTCTGTCCGAGTCCATGGAGACGGATCACAACTCCAGTGCAAACTTTGATGAG ATGTTCTCGCCTCCGATGCATTGCGAGTCCAAGGGGAGTCCGTCCCCTGAGAAACCTCCGCAGGAGCAGGATGGTAAGAGCAGCTGCAAGGACAAAGGCATGGACCCCGCCTTCCCTCAGCTGTACGAGCAACCCCGCCACATTCAGTACGCCACCCACTTCCCCATTCCACAG GAGGAAAGTGCCAGTCATGAATGCAACCAGCGTTTAGTCGTCCTCTACGGTGTGGGAAAACTGAGAGATGAGGCGCGACACACCATCAAGAAAATTACCAAAGACATCTTGAAGGTGCTCAACCGCAAAAGCACAGCAGAAACAG GTGGGGAGGAAGgacaaaagaggaagaggagtaaGCCTGAAGCATTTCCGACTGCTGAAGATATATTTTCCAAATTCCAGCACCTCTCCCACTTTGACCAGCATCAGGTCACCTCCCAG GTGTCCAGAAACGTTCTGGAGCAGATCACCAGCTTTGCCTTAGGGATGTCCTATCACCTGCCCCTCGTCCAGCACATTCAGTTCATCTTTGACCTCATGGAGTATTCCCTCAACATCAGTGGCCTCATCGACTTTGCTATTCAg CTTCTGAACGAGTTAAGTCTGGTGGaggctgagctgctgctgaagtcGTCCAGCCTGGTGGGCAGCTACACCACCAGCCTGTGTCTCTGCATTGTAGCTGTGCTGAGGAGATACCACTCTTGTCTCATCCTCAACCCGGAGCAGACGGCTCAGGTTTTTGATGG GCTGCGGATCGTGGTGAAGTCAGGTGTGAACCCGGCAGACTGTTCCTCTGCGGAGCGCTGCATCCTGGCCTACTTGTACGACCTCTACACCTCCTGCAGTCACCTCAAGAACAAATTTGGAGAGATATTCAG CGAGTTCTGCTCCAAGGTGAAAAACTCCATCTATTGCAACATTGACCCGTCGGACTCCAACATGCTATGGGATCCTGGGTTTATGATGGAGACAATCAGCAACCCTTCAGCCAACAACAACCACTCCATGGTAGGCAAAATCCTCAACGACAGCCCGGCTAACCGCTACAGCTTCGTGTGCAACGTGCTCATGGAGGTTTGTGTGGACCACAGGGACCCGGAGAG GGTGAATGATATTGGGATCCTGTGTGCAGAGCTGACAGCTTATTGTCGCTCTCTGAGTGCAGAGTGGCTCGGCATTCTCAAAGCTCTTTGCTGCTCCTCGAACAACGGCAACTGCGGCTTCAATGATTTGCTTTGTAACGTTGAC gtTAGTGATTTGTCCTTCCATGATTCGCTGGCGACCTTCGTGGCTATTCTGATTGCGAGGCAGTGTTTGCTCTTAGAGGACCTGGTCCGCTGTGTGGCCATCCCCTCCCTCCTTAATGCAG CGTGCAGCGAGCAAGACTCTGAGCCAGGAGCTCGACTCACATGCAGGATCCTGCTGCACTTGTTCAAGACGCCACAGCGTAACCCTGTCCCCCAAGATGGCGTCAAGTCAG ACAAATCTTCTGTTGGTATCCGGTCGTCTTGTGATCGCCACCTTCTTGCTGCTTCGCAGAACAGCATCGTCGTTGGAGCGGTTTTTGCTGTTCTTAAAGCTGTTTTCATGCTGG GCGATGCAGAGCTGAGAGGTTCAGGTCTGTCGCATCCTGCCGGCCTCGACGACATATCCGACGGACGCAATGTTTCCATAGAAACAGCCAGCTTGGATGTGTACGCAAAGTACGTCCTGAAGACTATCTGCCAGCAG GAATGGGTCGGAGAACGCTGCCTGAAGTCTCTCTCTGAGGACAGCAGTGCCCTCCAGGACCCGGTGCTGGTAAACATTCAAGCCCAGCGGCTCCTGCAGCTCATCTGTTACCCTCACCGCCAGCTGGACAGCGACGATGGCGACAACCCTCAGAGGCAGCGAATCAAACGCATCCTTCag AATATGGACCAATGGACAATGAGACAGTCGTctctggagctgcagctcaTGATCAAGCAGAGCACAAACAAT GAGCTTTGCTCTCTCCTGGAGAACATAGCAAAGGCAACAATTGAGGTTTTCCAGAAATCAGCGGAGATGAACTCCAGTAACCCCTCAGGAAATGGAGCTGCAGTCCAAGGAGGCTCTGCAACCAATAGCAACAGCACTACAAGCAAGATGAAACCTATTTTGAG CTCATCAGAGAGGTCGGGCGTTTGGCTGGTCGCCCCGTTGATTGCCAAGCTGCCCACTTCAGTTCAGGGTCACGTCCTGAAGGCAGCCGGAGAGGAGCTGGAGAAAGGTCAGCACCTCGGCTCCTCCTCACGCAAAGAGCGAGACcggcagaaacagaaaag CATGTCTCTGCTGAGCCAGCAGCCCTTCCTGTCTTTGGTCCTGACCTGCTTAAAGGGACAGGACGAGCAGAGGGAAGGCCTCCTCACCTCCCTGTACAACCAGGTCCAGCAGATTGTCACCAACTGGAGGGAAGACCAGTACCAAGACGACTGCAAGGCCAAGCAGATGATGCACGAGGCACTTAAGCTACGGCTGAATCTC GTCGGTGGcatgtttgacacagtgcagcgGAGCACCCAGCAGACCACTGAGTGGGCGGTTCTGCTGCTCGATATCATCAGCAGCGGCACCGTGGACATGCAGTCCAATAA TGAGCTCTTTACCACCGTGCTGGACATGCTGAGCGTGCTGATAAACGGTACACTGGCTGCTGACATGTCCAGCATCTCTCAGGGCGGCATGGAGGAGAACAAGAGGGCATACATGAACCTGGTTAAGAAGCTCAGG AAAGAGCTCGGAGACCGGCAGTCAGAGAGTCTGGAGAAGGTTCGCCAACTGCTGCCGCTGCCGAAGCAAACCCGTGATGTCATCACCTGTGAGCCTCAGGGCTCGCTGATCGACACCAAGGGCAATAAGATCGCAGGCTTCGAGAAAGAG gGTCTTCAAGTCTCAACCAAGCAGAAGATTTCTCCATGGGATGTGTTCGAGGGTCTGAAGCACTCTGCGCCGCTCTCCTGGGGCTGGTTCGGAACGGTGCGCGTGGACCGCAAGATCGCCAAGTTTGAAGAGCAGCAGCGCTTCCTGCTCTATCACACCCACCTGAAGCCCAAGCCGCGCAGCTACTACCTGGAGCCACTGCCCCTTCCCCCAGAAGAGGAGGAGCCTCTGACTCCCATCTCCCAGGAGCCGGAGAAGAAGATGATGGAAGTTGTGAAAGCGGATAAGAGCGTAGCTGCTGTCGCCTCGGAGTCCACCAAGAAGAAaccgaagaagaagaagaatccaACCAAGGGAGAA GAGTTTTTGAACCGCACACAGACCAACATGACCTACGTCCACAACGTGCCAACAGAGTCGGTGCAGACCAACCTGTATAATCGGATTCCCTACGGTCAGCAGTCCATGGGCGTTTTCCCCCAGAATCAGCCCCTGCCTCCAGGTCAGCCCACAGAATACTTTCATCCCAATC GTGGTCCAGGTTTGGAGCCCCCATACAGGCCAACCCGCAACACACAGATGACCAAGATAACACGACCCAGCTACCCACCCATGGACAAGATCTACCCAATTTCTTACAAGCCTCAACCCAGCATGCCTCAGAACCTGCGGCAGCAGTTAGTAGTCCGACTG CAAAACCAAAATGCAATGGGGCCGCAGATGAGGCAGATGACACCGAACCAACCATATCCTCAAATGCAACCATCACAG GGCTATACCACATATGCATCGCACATGGGCATGCAGCAGCATCCTTCTCAAGGCGGCGGTATAGCTCCCTCCTCCTACGTAGCCCAGAACTTCCCAGGCGCTCATCCAGGAGCCAACCCAGGTGTGGTGGAGCCACTGAGACAGATGCAGCAGAGGCCCAGCGGTTATGTTCACCAGCAGGCGCCGGGGTATCCACACAATATGCAGAACACGCCCAG GTTTCCCCACCAGCCCATCCAACAGGGTTCTGTCATGCACGGCTTGGGTCCTGTGGGAGCGCAGGGGATGTATGGCCTTCGGTCCAATCAGATGCTGACAGAGCAACAACAAGCAGCACAACAGCAGCAAGCagtgcagcagcaacagcattCATTCCTCAGACAGCAAGCACTCAGA CAACAGGCTCAAGctcagcaacaacagcagcagcaacaacaacagcagcagcagcagcagcagcagcagcaacaacaacaacagcagcagcagcagcagcagcaggttcagCCTCAGCAGGTTCCTCCACAGCAGCAGGTGcctcagcagcaacagcagcaggtgTCGGCTGTTCCCCCTCCTGGCCAGACGCAAAACCAGGGCCTGGGCATGCAGCCGCTGCCCCCCCAGCAGCCCATG TTTCCTCGACCGGGGATGCAGCAGacccaacagcagcagcagactgcAGCACTGGTCCGGCAGCTGCAGCAACAACTCTCAA atACACAGCCAGGACAAGGCACCAGTTCCTACTATTAA